A region of the uncultured Bacteroides sp. genome:
CCGTGGAAAAGTTCCTGTATCCTTCTTGTTCTATGCTTTCATACCACTGAGCAAGCTTCAATCTGGCTACATTTTTATCATATGACTGGGAGTAAATTTGTCCCAGTTGCATCACTCTATGATATAAATGCATAATATCTGGAAACTGCTCAAAAAGAAGTGTTGCTCTAACTTTTTGCGAGTGTACCCATTTATCGGGAGCTTTAAAGAGTAAGTATCTGCTTCTGGCCAGAAGCTGCCTGAGTGTATCTCCGTTAGCAAGAACTTTTGCCTGATATTTTCTACCCTTTAACTTTGCCTGCTTTATCTTTTCTTCTTCATCTGATATAACCTGCCAGCGGTAAGAAATACGTAAATCCTGTAATGCGTCATAAGCAAGCTTCTGAACATGGAAACTATCTATAACCTGTATGGCTTTTGGAAAGCAACACCGGATAATCTTTTGCATGCTACCTGCCATATCAAGAGTAACCTCTTTTACAATATTGCGTTCCTTCTCTGGAATCTTGCAGAGTACATTTATTATATCTTCAGCTTTGGTTCCTTTAATAACAGCTACGATTGTACCTTTACGGCCATGACCTTTTTTACTTGAGAGAATAGTGTATAATTCTCCTGAGGTAAGCGCTGTTTCATCAATGCAAAGGTGATAAGAGAGGTTTTTGGGGAAGAGAATGTAATCTTCTGCATGGGACAACTGATCCCATTCCCTGAAATCACTCAGATTTTCTTTATAATACTTTTGAATGAGCTTGCCATCTAATCCATAGTGCCCAGCCAAAGATTCGCTGCTGACAGCATTATTGTCTAAGTAATTCTTTTAAAAAAGCACCGAACTCAGCGGTTATGCGAGTACCGGTGGCAACCAGATTCCAATCACGGCTATATGTTTTACCGGTTTGAGTATCTTCCCAACGGCGCCGTTTAATGCGAAGATAGACCGCTTTACCTCGTACAGGAAAATCCTGAACTTCGATTTCCGGCATAAATCCTTTTGAATGAAGAGGAAGTGTTTTGCATTCTTCAGGAATAATATTCTTCTCTTCAAGGAACAGAATAAAACAGGTTTCCAAGGATTCACTGTTGATTAAATCAAAATAATCTAGCAGGCCCGAAGGCAAAAACATGCCTAAAATATCAAGTGGGGTTGGGTTATCTATCTTCTTTTTCATTGTGCAAAGATAAACTTTTAACTAGGATCCCCCAAGAATTCGGACTGATCCGTTATATGTTACATAAATGAATTCAAAAAAAAATTAGTGTGCAATAATATCTATTGTTATGTATAAATAGGGAGACGCAAAGATTATTTATGAATGAAGGTAACCAACTTTTATTGTTCTTTTGAAAGCCAGACTGATAATTCCAGAAAAAAGAGGAGAAAACAAAAAAGCACTTAAACAAAAAGTCTAAGTGCTTCTGCAAGGTGGTGCCACCAGGAATCGAACCGGGGACACAAGGATTTTCAGTCCTTTGCTCTACCAACTGAGCTATGGCACCTTTTTTGCGATTGCGGGTGCAAAGATAGACATATTTTTGAAATTACCAACATCTTTTGTTTTTTTTTCTTCTTATCTATTAGATAATTCAAAATTTTGCTTTACTTTTGCATGTGTAAACAATCGGAGTGTAGCGCAGTTGGTAGCGTACTACGTTCGGGACGTAGGGGTCGGGCGTTCGAATCGCCTCACTCCGACAAAGCGATGAATGATGTAAATCATTTGTCGCTTTTGTCTTTCTGTACCACCTCATCAATCTTCTTGATTACTTTGCAAGGATTACCGTACGCCAACACACCTGCAGGAATATCTTTTGTAACCACACTGCCTGCACCAATTACTGAACCTTCGCCTATGGTAACGCCGGGAAGAACTGTTACATTGCCGCACAGCCAGCAATTATCACTGATAACAACCGGGTGGGCCGACATGTAACCTTGGTTTCTGTCTTCGTAACCGAATGAGTGTATCACGGTATAGATGGAGCAGTTAGGACCGATGAAACAGTGATTCCCAATTGTGACAAGTGCTTCATCTAGTACTACTAAATTGAAGTTTATAAAAGTGTTATCTCCAATTTCCATATTACCGAAGTCTATATGTATGGGGCTGTTGGGAAGAACATTGAGGCCCACTTTTTTTAGAAATACTTCTAGTATTTGCCGCTTGCGGACTTTATCGGATGGTGGTGTTTGGTTGTACTGGAAACAAAAATCGTGTCCTCGTTCTAATAGTGGCACAAATTCCGGGTTGAAGCCCCAATAAACTTCTCCGGCAGCCATTTTCTCTATGTCTGTCATTGTCTTTTTTAAATAATGTGTGCCAAATTTAATATAATAAAGGTATTAACATGGCGTAAGAGTGTTAAAGGAATGATAAATAACGTTTATTATTTAAAAGTATTTCTTATTGTATTACATTCTGACCCCTTATATAAACAAATTGCTTTATGTTTGTATCTATTATAAAGAAGCAAGAGGCTTTTTTTTATTATACACGATACCACACACAGACAGAAACTACTTAATTAACGAACTAAACGATTCTTCTAAAGTAATTTATCAGGCTCTGAGAAAGAGTAAACATTAAAACACGAAAAAAATGAAGAAGATTTTAGTTTTAGCAATTATTGCTATGGTTTCAGCAACATCAGTTGCACAAATTTCCTGGAATGTAAAGGGAGGAATTAATCTAAGTTCTTTCGGAGGTGAGGATCTGAATGGTTCAAAACTCAATCTCAATTATCAGGTTGGGGTGGGCATGGATTATGCTTTAAGCAAAAGAATTTCCATTCAGCCTTCTTTATTGTTTATAACTAAAGGGGCTAAATATCATTCAGGCCTTGAGAAAATGACTCTGAATCCGCAATATATTGAGCTACCAATAATGGCGGCTTATAAATATCGTCTTTCTGATAAGATGAAACTGGCTATTAGTGCCGGTCCGTATATAGCTTACGGTATTGGAGGAAAGTTTAATGATGAGATCTCTACCGGCGGATCAACCACTCTGGTTGAGAAGAATATTTTTGGTGACCGGAATAATTTTACTAACAGACCTCTGACTGATAACAGACTTGATTATGGATTGGGTGCTGGTGCGGCAATTGAAACCAATCACTTTATAGTTGGTTTGAATGCTTCATCCGGATTGAAGAAAATTCTTAAAGATCAGTTAACTTTTAAGAATGCAAGGAATGTATGCTATTCATTATCTGTTGGATATAAGTTCTGATACAGATATTATCTGAAATAACATTTTTTAAAAGCGGCTTTTACAGTGATCTGTTTAAGCTGCTTTTTTAAATCTATCAGGAAAAAAGCATTTCATCCCTCACTCCCTCACTATTGTTGTTAATATGCTGATTAATAATATAATATTCCGTGATGGTTGCAGCTTTATCCCTCACTAAACTCTCACGAAAAGCGTCATCCCTCACTTTTTTAACAGTTGTTAATTCGGTTTTCTTTGTCGTCTGTGTTGTCCTGAAGTGGCCTGCTGTTCTAAAATTCATGCTAACATTTGTTAAAAAGGTGAGAGATGCCCCCAAAAGTGAGGGATGAGTGAGGGATGAAATTGCTACCTTCACTAGTTAAATGTCATATTTCTAAGTGATTATATAAAATAGTGACGGAGTGAGGGTAGCTTTTCATTTTTCTGTAGAATTTGCAAAAAAGCACAAATTAAAAACTCCCGCCGTCTTTTTTTGAACTCCCGCCGTCTTTTTTAAAAAGACGGCGGGAGTTTGGAGGAAACTAAACCGGAGTTTCTTTCCGGTTATTCACCAATAAATAAAATCCATTCACCAATGGATTTTATTTATTGGTGAATGGATTTCTATTGTCATATTAAAACATTCTATTCGTCAGGTTGTTATAATTTTTAATACCTGAAACATGGAAATGCTTTTGTTTTAGATGCTTTAATACTAGAGTTATGAAATTCACTCCAGAGAAATACTCCATTGCTGATGAACGGATGAAACCATTTATTGACCCGGTAGAAATAAGGGATTATCTTAATGATACTGTTTCTTCAAAAGAAAGGGTTCGTGAGATAATTACTAAATCACTTTCAAAGCAAAGGCTGAACCTCGAAGAAGTTGCTTGTCTGGTAAATGCCAATACTCCTGAGTTGATTGAGGAAATCAAGGAAGGTGCGAAGGAACTTAAACGCTTAGTATATGGAAACAGAATAGTACTGTTTGCACCGCTTTATATTGGCAATAAATGTACTAACGACTGTGCTTATTGCGGTTTCAGAATATCTAATAAGAATGCCATACGGAAAACTCTTACGGATGAGGAACTTGTCAAAGAGATTGAATCGCTGGAAGATAAGGGGCAGAAAAGGCTGATTCTTGTTTATGGTGAACATCCGGAGTATAGTCCCGGGTATATTGCTCATACCGTAAAGATTGCTTATGGCGTAAAAAAGGGAAAAGGAGAAATAAGGCGGGTCAATATCAATGCCGCGCCTCTTGATGTCGATGGATTCAGGGTGGTGAAAGCTGCCGGAATAGGAACCTATCAGGTGTTTCAGGAAACTTATAATCCCGATGCTTATAAAATTTATCATCCAAGTGGCAGGAAGGCCGACTATGGTTACAGGCTCACGGCTTTGGACAGAGCGCAGGAAGCGGGAATTGATGATGTGGGTATAGGTGCTTTGTTTGGTTTGTATGACTGGCGCTTTGAAGTGATGGGACTGGTTCGCCATGCAAATCATTTGGAGGCTTGTTACAATGTGGGTCCGCATACCATCTCTTTCCCAAGGGTAAAAGATGCATCGGGGCAAAATCTGAAGACGGACTATTTTGTAAGTGATGCGGATTTTACCAAACTGGTTGCTATTTTGAGATTATCTGTACCTTATACCGGAATGATACTGACCGCAAGGGAGCCTGCCCGGCTCAGGGATGAAATAATTCAGTTCGGTGTTTCGCAGATTGACGGTGGAACCAATATAGAGATTGGCAGTTATGCAGAATCCACTGCTAAAAAGAATCTGAACAGGGGACAGTTCCAGATAAATGATGACAGGCCACTGAATGAGATAATTGATGAATTGCTTGACCAAAACATGATTCCTTCTTTTTGCACGGCCTGTTACCGGATTGGCAGAACAGGTGAGCATTTCATGGAATTCTCTGTTCCGGGATTCATTAAACGTTATTGCACGCCAAACGCCATTCTCACATTGGCGGAATATCTCATTGATTATGCACCTCAACATACAGCCGATAAGGGCTGGAAGGTTATCAGCTCAACAATTGACAAGATGGACGATGAAAAGATGAAGATATCTATTCACGAGAAAATCAGTCTGTTGAAATCAGGGAAAAGGGATTTATATTATTAATTCTAATTTTAGTTATTATGGGCCGGGATTTAAAACCTCATATCGGAATTTTTGGTCGGAGAAATGTGGGCAAGAGCTCATTCATTAATGCCCTTACAGGAATGGAAGTTGCCATCGTGTCTGAAGTTGCAGGCACAACAACCGACCCAGTAAAAAAGTCAATGGAAATATTAGGCGTTGGCCCTTCCATCATTATTGATACCGCAGGTATTGATGACAGTGGAGAGCTTGGTGAAAAAAGAATTGCAAAAACACTGGATGTAATCAAACAAATAGATTGCGCCGTGTTACTTATTGCCGAAAATACGTTTGATGAGTTCGACGAAATGCTGATCCGTAAATTTGGCAGATATAATATTCCCTGTCTGATTGTGTATAACAAAACCGATATTGAGGCTTTGATGAATAGTACAATCAAAGAGATTCAGCAGTATACAAACGCCCCGATTGTAGAGTTTAGCGCAAAGACAAATTCCAATGTCGATTGTGTTATTGAAGCACTCAAAAGTATCATCCCCGAAACGGCTTATCAGAATCCATCCTTATTGAAAGGTATTATAAGTCGTGGAGACATTGTTTTGCTTATTACCTCTACAGATTCGGAAGCCCCTGAAGGACGACTGATTTTACCTGAGGTAATGGCTATTCGTGATGTGCTCGATAATGGGGCCATTAATATTGTGGTAGAGAAAACCGAACTGGAATTATTCTTGCAGAATACTGCTATCAAACCAAAATTGGTTATTACCGATAGCCAGGCTTTCAAGTTGGTAAACAAGATTATTCCTTCCGATATTCCGTTAACCGGTTTTAGTGTGGCTTTTGCTCACATGCGCGGGCCTTTCAATGAATATGTGAAAGGGGCGAAGAAGATTTCAAATCTAAAAGACGGTGACAGGATATTGATTCTGGAATCGTGCACTCATCAGGTGAGCTGTGACGATATCGGGCGATTTAAAATTCCACGTTGGCTGAAAGAGTTTACTCATAAACAGTTGGATTTTGATATAGTTACTGGTCTGGATGAAATTAAGAACCCGGTAACCGACTATGCTTTAATCATTCAATGCGGTAGTTGCATGATAACCCGGAAGCAAGTTTTCAGTCGCCTATCTGATGCCATCGAAGCAGGTGTTCCCGTTACAAACTACGGATTAACCATTGCCTGGATAAATGGAATTTTTGATAGGGCTATTGCTCCCTTTATGAATTGACGTATGATTGCTGTATGCGAAATATTAGAGAAACAGGAACTTTCAAGGCAGGATATTATTCGTTTACTTTCAATTACAGATAAAGGCGATCAGGAGCTGTTAATAAAGAAAGCCTATTCAATAAAAGAAAGTACCATTGGCAGGAAAGTATATCTGAGGGGATTAATTGAGTTTTCTAATTATTGTAGAAAGAACTGTTATTATTGTGGCATAAGAAGCGGGAATAATAAAGTTGCCAGATATTCACTTTCCGACGATGAGATTCTTCAAGTGGTTGAGTTTGCACAGAAGCAACAATTAAAAGGAATTGTTCTTCAATCGGGAGAATTAAACAGGTCGGATTTTACAAAAAGAATTACAGCGCTGATAACTAAAATAAAGAATGCTGCCAATCCGGAATTTCGCATCACACTCTCTCTTGGAGAACAATCATTGGAAACCTATCAAAGATGGTTTGATGCCGGAGCCCAACGCTATTTGCTGAGGATTGAAACCAGTAATGAGGATCTTTATAAAAAGATACACCCTGCCGACGGTTTGCATAGTTTCAAAGTACGCCTCAGGTGTCTCGAAGATATTCAGAAAACCGGCTATATGACAGGCACTGGAGTGATGATTGGCTTACCTTTTCAAACAATAGAGAACCTTACAGACGATTTATTGTTTATTAAAGAAAGGGACATTGATATGGTAGGTATGGGGCCGTATCTTGAACATGCTGATACGCCGTTGTACGATCATAAAGATTTACTGATGCCTTTAATGGAACGGTTTAATCTGTCCATTCGCATGATCGCTGTTTTAAGAATAATGATGCCGGATATAAATATAGCATCAACAACAGCCCTTCAATCAATATTCCCTTTGGGAAGAGAGCTAGGGTTGAAAGCCGGAGCAAATGTAATGATGCCTAACATCACACCATTAAAATACAGACGCAGTTATCTTCTTTACGATAACAAACCCTGTATTGACGAAGAAGCTGATGATTGTTGGGACTGTCTTGAAAAGAGGATTAAAATGATTGGCGAAGAAATAGTGCGTAATGAATATGGCGATTCAAAACATTTTATAAACAGGATTCAAATAGATTAATCCAGATGTTAACCGAAGACGATGTATGCAATGTTAATATGATGACAGAAGAAGAGAAATATAATCTTCTTAAAACTGTGATCATTGATTACGACCGGAAGGAGAGTAATCTTATTCAGATTTTGCATATGGCACAGGCTATATTCAGTTACCTTCCTACTGAAGTTCAGTGTTTTATTGCCGACCAAATGGGACTGTCTGTCTCATACGTAAACAGTGTTTTAACGTTTTATTCCTTCTTTTCAACCAAACCAAAAGGGGAATATAATATTTCTGTATGTTTGGGCACGGCTTGCTATGTTCGTGGGGGAAAGGAAGTGCTAAATAGATTGAAAGATGAACTGGGAATAGATGTGGGCGAAACTACAGCGGACAAGAGGTATTCGCTTACAGTGATGCGTTGCATTGGTTCTTGTGGCCTTGCACCGGCAATGACCATCAACGGCAAGGTCTATAAGCAGGTGAATCCAAATAAAATCAAACGAATTTTGGGTATGTTGAAATAGGTTAGTGAAACTCTAATCAATAAATCTATGAAAATCAATACACTCACTGACCTGGAAGCGATAAAAAATGATTTTCTGAATAAGGAGAAAACATTTCAGTTTACTGCTCATATTTGTTATGGTGCGGGGTGTATCTCCTCGGATTGTAAGAAGTTCAAGGAGGCTTTTGAACAGGCGTTGGAACATGAGCACCTCCAGTCGAAAGTACGGATAAACCTTACCGGATGCATGGGGGCTTGTACGCTGGGGCCTACCTTGATTATTAATCCAGGCAATACACTCTATTGCAATCTTAACCCTGCAAGTGCTTCACAGATTGTAAACGAACATATTAAAGAAGGAAATATAGCCAAAAAGTTTTGTTATAAGAACCGGGAGACTGGCGAGATTATACCTTGTTTAAATGAAATTCCTTTTTTTAAGAAACAGAAAAAGATAGTACTTCAAAAATGCGGAGTCGTTGACTATGCTTCTATAGAAGAGTATATAGCTCACGATGGATATTTTGCATTGGTCAAAGCTTTTACCATGACTCCAACTGAGGTGATTGACGAAATAAAAAGATCCGGATTGCGTGGGCGTGGCGGTGGCGGGTTTCCTACCGGTACTAAATGGGCAATGGCCAATAAAGAGAAGAGTGATCAGAAATATCTTATTTGTAATGCCGATGAAGGTGATCCCGGAGCGTTCATGGACCGCAGTTTGCTGGAAGGAGATGCCCATTCGGTGATTGAAGGTATGCTGATAGCCGGATATGCCATTGGCGCTTCCAAAGGGGTGGTTTATATCAGGGCAGAATATCCCATTGCGATTGAAAGGCTGACAATTGGTATCAGGTCTGCACGTGAACTTGGACTTCTTGGCGATAATATCCTTGGAAGTAATTTTAGTTTTGATATTGAGATTAGGATTGGTGCCGGAGCTTTTGTTTGTGGAGAAGAGACAGCATTGATGGAATCGGTGGAAGGAAAAAGGGGAGAACCCCGTCAGAAGCCACCATACCCGGTGCAGAGTGGCTTATTTGGGAAACCTACTGTAATCAATAATGTAGAAACACTGGGCAATGTAGCCCAAATCATATTAAAAGGAGCCAATTGGTTTGCATCCATTGGAACGGATAACAGCAAAGGTACAAAGGTGTTTGCTCTTGCCGGAGATATTGTTCACAAAGGGTTGGTAGAAGTAGCCATGGGAACTACTTTGGGTGAGATTCTTTATGATATTGGTGGAGGAATTCCAAGAGGTAAGTTATTCAAAATGGCTCAGACCGGAGGTCCTTCAGGCGGATGTCTTACGGCCGAGCACCTCAATACTCCTATTGATTATGAATCTCTGACCAAGCTTGGTGCCATTATGGGCTCAGGTGGTTTGATCTGTACTGATGAAGATACATGCATGGTTGATATGGCCCGGTTCTTTATGGACTTTGTTCAGGATGAATCGTGCGGGAAATGTGTTCCATGTCGTATCGGAACGAAACGGATGCTGGAAATTTTGGAACGGATCACCCGTGGTGAGGGAAAAGAAGGCGATGTGGAGCTTCTCTTTGAACTGGGTAATACAATTAAAGATTCTGCTATTTGCGGTTTGGGGCAGACAGCCCCCAACCCGGTACTTAGCACTATCAAGTATTTCAGACAAGAGTATGACGAGCATATCAGGCAGAATTACTGCCGGGCTGGCGTTTGCGGCAATCTTTTCCTTGCTCCTTGTCAGAATGCTTGTCCTGCAAAGGTTAATGTACCTGGTTATGTTGCCTTGATTGCTGCTGGTAGGGTGCGTGATGCCTATAATCTGATCCGTCAGGAGAATCCATTCCCATCTATTTGCGGCAGGGTTTGTACTCATCCCTGCGAAAGTAAATGTCGCCGGGCTCAGATTGATGATCCAATTGCCATAGCCGATTTGAAACGCTATGCTGCTGATTTTGTGTATAATTCAGGTGAGCCGCTGGTCAACCTTAATTTCCCTAAGAATGGAAATTCCGTAGGCATTATTGGCGCCGGTCCGTCCGGACTTACCTGTGGGTATTATTTGTCACGGCTTGGCTATACAGTTGATATCTATGAGGAGAAAAGTGTGGCAGGCGGAATTCTGGCTTATGGCATTCCGGAATATCGTTTACCCAAAGAGGAATTGAAAAAAGAGATTGATTCAATTGTTCAGTCGGGAATTAATATCATCTATAACATGAAGGTTGGAAAAGATATCACATTCAATGAATTGAAATCAAAATATAATGCAATATATATTGCAACCGGAACACAACTTTCCAGGAAAATAGGCATCGAAGGAGAGGAAAAAGGCGGGGTCTATCACGGGCTCGATTTCCTGACAGATATTAACCTGAATAAAAAAGTTAAGGTGAAGGGAGTTGTTGCTGTGATTGGAGGTGGCAATACTGCCATCGATGCTGCAAGGTCGGCCCTTCGTCTTGGTGCTAAAGAGGTGCATATCCTTTATAGAAGGAAAAAGGAAGAGATGCCTGCCGACAAAAGAGAGATTGAAGATGCAATAGATGAAGGGGTAATCTTGCATGAATTAGTTGCTCCGGTTCGTTTTGTAGGTGATGGCAAAGTTACAGGGATTGAATGTGTAAGAATGATGCCCGGAAAGTTTGGGAAAGATGGGCGGAGGATACCGATAGAGGTGCTCAACTCTAAGTTTATGATTGATGTTGATATGGTGATTCCGGCAGTGAGCCAATATTCCGATTTACCGTTTATTCCAAGAGGGGAAGTTGGAGTGACCGATTGGGGAACATTTATTGTTGATCCTTGTACACAAATGACCACTCAGCCCGGTATCTTTGCCGGAGGAGATATAGCCCGCGGCTCTGATGTGGTGATTACGTCCATTGCTGATGGAAAGAATGCGGCAAAATCAATTGATATCTATTTAGGCGGAACTGGAAAATTGAACATTGGTGAGCCGATAGAGATCCCGACAAGAGGGGTAGATGAGGGAATTACAGTTGAACATGAGCGGTTCCAGATGCCATCTCTTGACCCGAAAGAAAGGGAAGGCAATTTTGATGAAGTACGGCTGGGCTATCACAAACTTAATGCAATTGCTGAATCAATGAGATGTTTACGGTGTTCAGACCGTAGCTCAGATCATTGTCCTGATCATTAAAAATAAATACTATGATAAACCTGGTAATTAATGATAAAGCAGTTCAGGTAAAAGAGGGTACCACCATTTTTGAAGCTGCCAAACAGAACCATATATTGATTCCTCACTTCTGTTACTTGGAGAACATCCACAAGATTGGTTCCTGCCGCATCTGTGTGGTTGAGGTAGAGGGTGCGAAGAATCTGATAGCATCCTGCGTAACAGTGGTAGCCGAGGGAATGGTTGTTCATACCAATTCAGAAAGGGTTCGCAATGCCCGGAAAGTAATTTATGAACTGATGCTTTCTGATCATCCAAAGAATTGCCTTACTTGCTGGCGAAATCAGAACTGTGAATTACAGGAACTTGGTAATTTGATTCAAGTGGATGAATATAGATATGAAGGTACAAAATCCAAAGATTTTATTGATAATTCAAGTCCGTCAATCGTTCGCGATAGTTCAAAGTGTGTTCTTTGTCGCCGATGTGTCACGGTCTGTAATCAGGTTCAGGGAGTTAGTCTGATGAATCCTCATCATCGCGGTTTTTCTACATTCATCGGCCCATCAGAGGATGAGCTTTTAGGAGAATCAATCTGTACCAATTGTGGACAGTGCGTCTTGGTATGTCCTGTTGGGGCTTTGAAAGAGAAAGATTCTACAGAACAGGTATGGGAAGCATTATATGATAAATCAAAAACGGTGATTGTTCAGACGGCTCCGGCTGTGCGGGCAGCACTTGGAGAATTATTTGGTTTTGAACCCGGTACGTTGGTCACTGGCAAAATGGCTTCTGCCTTGCACGAAATAGGTTTCAAGTATGTTTTTGATACCAATTTCGGAGCGGACCTCACCATTATGGAAGAAGGCTCTGAGTTTCTGGAAAGATTAAAAGATACATTTACTTCGAAGGATAGAACTGCCGTTCTTCCAATGATTACAAGTTGCAGTCCCGGTTGGATAAAATATGTAGAGCATCATTATCCAGAGCAGCTATCTCATTTGTCGAGTTGTAAATCCCCTCATATGATGCTGGGGGCATTGACCAAAACTTACTTTGCCGGGAAGGTTGGAATTGATCCGAAATCTATTTTTATGGTTTCTGTAATGCCTTGTACTGCAAAGAAGTTTGAAATTATCCGTCCTGAAATGTACAATGACGGTTTGGCCAACGTGGATGCAGTGATTACAACGCGTGAACTGGGACGAATGATTAAGGATGCCGGGATTGACTTCCGGAATCTGCCCGAAGGTAAATTTGACAGTCCTTTGGGCTTATCTTCTGGTGCGGCCGATATATTCGGAACAACGGGAGGGGTGATGGAAGCAGCCTTACGTACTGTGTATGAACTGGTCACCGGTCGTGAACTTCCTACGGAAAAACTTCATCTGAAACCTTTGATGGGACTTAACCGGATTAAGACAGCGGAACTAAAGATTGAAAAGACGTTGCCCGAATTCAGATTCCTTGAAGGAAAAACGCTGAGAGTTGCCGTTACAAGTGGACTAATAGGTGCTGCCGAATTGATGGACGAAATAGAAAAAGGTACAAGCTCTTATCATTTTATTGAAGTAATGGGCTGCCCCGGTGGTTGTATGAGTGGAGGCGGACAGCCACGACCGGTCAATGATGCGATCAGGATGCAGAGGCTTCAAGCAATTTACAGAGAGGATGAAGGAAAGGCCTTGCGCAAATCGCATGAAAATGAAGATATAAAGATGTTATATCGTGATTTCCTTGGAGCGCCCCTCGGGCATAAATCGCACGAATTGCTTCACACTATTTATACTCCACGGAATAAGAAGTGAGCCCCTAAAGTTGCTTCACTGTTCTTTTCAGAACTTATAAACAGTCCGATTGTTATTTAGTTAGAGTTCTGCTTTAAGGATTGA
Encoded here:
- a CDS encoding NADH-ubiquinone oxidoreductase-F iron-sulfur binding region domain-containing protein, whose translation is MKINTLTDLEAIKNDFLNKEKTFQFTAHICYGAGCISSDCKKFKEAFEQALEHEHLQSKVRINLTGCMGACTLGPTLIINPGNTLYCNLNPASASQIVNEHIKEGNIAKKFCYKNRETGEIIPCLNEIPFFKKQKKIVLQKCGVVDYASIEEYIAHDGYFALVKAFTMTPTEVIDEIKRSGLRGRGGGGFPTGTKWAMANKEKSDQKYLICNADEGDPGAFMDRSLLEGDAHSVIEGMLIAGYAIGASKGVVYIRAEYPIAIERLTIGIRSARELGLLGDNILGSNFSFDIEIRIGAGAFVCGEETALMESVEGKRGEPRQKPPYPVQSGLFGKPTVINNVETLGNVAQIILKGANWFASIGTDNSKGTKVFALAGDIVHKGLVEVAMGTTLGEILYDIGGGIPRGKLFKMAQTGGPSGGCLTAEHLNTPIDYESLTKLGAIMGSGGLICTDEDTCMVDMARFFMDFVQDESCGKCVPCRIGTKRMLEILERITRGEGKEGDVELLFELGNTIKDSAICGLGQTAPNPVLSTIKYFRQEYDEHIRQNYCRAGVCGNLFLAPCQNACPAKVNVPGYVALIAAGRVRDAYNLIRQENPFPSICGRVCTHPCESKCRRAQIDDPIAIADLKRYAADFVYNSGEPLVNLNFPKNGNSVGIIGAGPSGLTCGYYLSRLGYTVDIYEEKSVAGGILAYGIPEYRLPKEELKKEIDSIVQSGINIIYNMKVGKDITFNELKSKYNAIYIATGTQLSRKIGIEGEEKGGVYHGLDFLTDINLNKKVKVKGVVAVIGGGNTAIDAARSALRLGAKEVHILYRRKKEEMPADKREIEDAIDEGVILHELVAPVRFVGDGKVTGIECVRMMPGKFGKDGRRIPIEVLNSKFMIDVDMVIPAVSQYSDLPFIPRGEVGVTDWGTFIVDPCTQMTTQPGIFAGGDIARGSDVVITSIADGKNAAKSIDIYLGGTGKLNIGEPIEIPTRGVDEGITVEHERFQMPSLDPKEREGNFDEVRLGYHKLNAIAESMRCLRCSDRSSDHCPDH
- a CDS encoding NADH-dependent [FeFe] hydrogenase, group A6, with the translated sequence MINLVINDKAVQVKEGTTIFEAAKQNHILIPHFCYLENIHKIGSCRICVVEVEGAKNLIASCVTVVAEGMVVHTNSERVRNARKVIYELMLSDHPKNCLTCWRNQNCELQELGNLIQVDEYRYEGTKSKDFIDNSSPSIVRDSSKCVLCRRCVTVCNQVQGVSLMNPHHRGFSTFIGPSEDELLGESICTNCGQCVLVCPVGALKEKDSTEQVWEALYDKSKTVIVQTAPAVRAALGELFGFEPGTLVTGKMASALHEIGFKYVFDTNFGADLTIMEEGSEFLERLKDTFTSKDRTAVLPMITSCSPGWIKYVEHHYPEQLSHLSSCKSPHMMLGALTKTYFAGKVGIDPKSIFMVSVMPCTAKKFEIIRPEMYNDGLANVDAVITTRELGRMIKDAGIDFRNLPEGKFDSPLGLSSGAADIFGTTGGVMEAALRTVYELVTGRELPTEKLHLKPLMGLNRIKTAELKIEKTLPEFRFLEGKTLRVAVTSGLIGAAELMDEIEKGTSSYHFIEVMGCPGGCMSGGGQPRPVNDAIRMQRLQAIYREDEGKALRKSHENEDIKMLYRDFLGAPLGHKSHELLHTIYTPRNKK